TCGCTGCCACGAGTTGAATTGTCAGTGTTGCGGCGAGAATTCGTGAGCGCGTCTGATAGATTCATGCGATTCGTTTGGTTTGTTGAGGAGATGTTCTGTCCTGACCAAGTTTGCTGCCTTTTTTCCGTTTGGCGCGCGCGTCGTCGAACTCGGCAGTTCCCTCTGCTCTCCAAGTGCCTGCTGCTACAGGCTCTCTGCGCGGACTCCGATGCCGTCGAGCTGCCGGGCTTCCCGGGAGGCTCGGAGGCGTTCGAGGCCTGCGCCAAGTTCTGCTACGGCATCGCCGTCACGGTCGGTGCCCACAACGTCGTGCCGCTCCGCTGCGCCGCGGCGCACCTCGGCATGACGGAGGCCGCCGACCGCGGCAACCTCGGCGCCAAGCTCGACGCGTTCCTCGGCTCCTGCCTCCTCCGCCGCTGGAGGGACGCGCTTGCCGTGCTCCGCGCTACCGCCCGCCACGCCGCGGCCTGCGAGGAGCTCGGCGTCACATCCCGCTGCGTTGAGGCCGTCGCGATCCTCATCACCGACCCCGGCAGCAGCGCGTCCGAAGCCGGctgctcctcgtcgccgtggtgGGCGCCCGACGTCTCCGAGCTCGGCGTCGACCTCTTCTGGCGCGTCATGGTGGCCGTCAAGGCGGCTGGCACCGTCAAGGGGAGAGCCGTCGGCGACGCGCTCAAGGTCTACGCGCGCCGGTGGCTACCGAACGTCGCCAAGAGCGGGTACCTGGTGGAGCAAACCGACGGCAGCACGGGCAGTGCCGACGTGGCGGCCACGAACCACCGGTTTCTTGTCGAAAAGATGGCAAGCTTGCTTCCGGCCGAGAGGAACGCcgtctcctgcagcttcttgcTAAAACTTCTCAAAGCAGCGAACGTCCTGTGTGCTTCCGCGGCGACAAAGGCAGAGCTGACGAGGAGGGCGGCGCTGCAGCTGGAAGACGCCAGCGTGAGCGACCTCCTGATACCGTCGTGCGCGAGCGAGACGCTGTACGACGTAGATGCAGTGATGGGCATCCTTGAAGAGCTGGCGCTgcggcaagcggcggcggcggggatccCGGAGGCAAGCCCGCCGCACGCGCGCGGACACAGACGGTCACGGTCCGCCGAGAGCTCGGAGTTCGAGGGAGCGCGCCGGTCTACGTCCGCCGCGGCGTCGCACGGCGCGATGGTCTGGATCGGGAGGCTGGTCGATGGATTCTTGATGGAGGTCGCCAAGGATCCGAACCTGCCGCTGAACAAGCTGGTCGCAATTGCCGAGGCCGTGCCGGATTGCGCCCGCCCGGAGCACGACGATCTTTACCGAGCCGTCGACACTTACCTCCGAGTACGCGGAAACAAAGAGGACCATTTCAGTTCGCGCTGTCCCGATTGATTTTAATGCCTTACTGTTCTCGGTTCGATTTGTAACAGGTGCATCCAGAGATGGACAAGAGTTCGAGGAAGAAGCTGTGCAGGGTGCTCAACTGCAGGAAGCTCTCCGAGACGGCGTCCATGCACGCGGCCCAGAACGAGCTGCTGCCGCTCCGGATCGTCGTGCAGGTGCTCTTCTTCGAgaacgcgcgcgcggcggcgctgtcCGGCCCCGGGGCTAGCCGCGTCGCCGGCGTGGCGGGTGGCGTCAAGGCGCTGCTCGCCAAGACGAGGGAGGCAGGCGGCGAGG
The sequence above is drawn from the Panicum hallii strain FIL2 chromosome 7, PHallii_v3.1, whole genome shotgun sequence genome and encodes:
- the LOC112898819 gene encoding BTB/POZ domain-containing protein At1g67900-like is translated as MKLMKLGARPDTFFTSGPVRSVYTEVATDLQILVDHCLFRLHKFPLLSKCLLLQALCADSDAVELPGFPGGSEAFEACAKFCYGIAVTVGAHNVVPLRCAAAHLGMTEAADRGNLGAKLDAFLGSCLLRRWRDALAVLRATARHAAACEELGVTSRCVEAVAILITDPGSSASEAGCSSSPWWAPDVSELGVDLFWRVMVAVKAAGTVKGRAVGDALKVYARRWLPNVAKSGYLVEQTDGSTGSADVAATNHRFLVEKMASLLPAERNAVSCSFLLKLLKAANVLCASAATKAELTRRAALQLEDASVSDLLIPSCASETLYDVDAVMGILEELALRQAAAAGIPEASPPHARGHRRSRSAESSEFEGARRSTSAAASHGAMVWIGRLVDGFLMEVAKDPNLPLNKLVAIAEAVPDCARPEHDDLYRAVDTYLRVHPEMDKSSRKKLCRVLNCRKLSETASMHAAQNELLPLRIVVQVLFFENARAAALSGPGASRVAGVAGGVKALLAKTREAGGEEATMDEQRLRGLAGGTPGDNDWSVEGLQRAASRISTLRMKLEEEEDDDDADDGAFVHRARPGLVRSASSRVRALCAMPAGKPKRMLSRLWPSSRSIAGSERH